TAAACCTATACTATCATTTGCGTATAATATTAAGTTAATTATCTGATGGTCAGATCCTAGGTTAATGTTAGACTCAGAGTATGTTAAGTTACCTGACATATATGGGTGTGTAATGATAAGGTCAATCCTAGTTATTGTTTCTGTGTTAACTAtttccatttctatttcttctaaTACTATAGCCAATGCACTTCCTGACGTGTTTTCCCTCTTACAGTTCCAACTCGTGTGCTTTGCATTTAGATCTCCTATTATTACAGTGTTATccttaatattcattttatcaaacaagtatttccatttttccttgGTGAAATTGCTACCTGGATTtctatatagaaatattatattataaaccgCCTCGTTATcttcatttataatatctaCGTTCATGAATTCGAATTTTCTCGGCTCGTATTCCTCATTTACcactttaatattcaattcttcTCTATATAGTATAATCATACCCGTACCTGACGttccgtttcttcttttcccttCGAATTccggaatattattatatactacTAAGTATCCcttaatattcttttcttgtattttttctaCCCATGATTCGCATACAAACATCACATCATATTCGtcgatacaatttaataagtctattgttttattcataatGCTATTCGCGTTCCAAAAGCCTATCTTTACATAATTCGACataatctgaaaataatttattattaaattatattttagatgtatactttaataataaactgtaTAAGTTATCTGAATTATTTCGCCTATTAGTTTCTTATGTTCCTACTGTGTCGTAAACAGTCCTCAAGTTTAACTGATTTTACCTGTAACtgacttttaaattattttttattttactcagGTAACCGCTTACCTTTCTCTTCCCTGTTGCGGAGTTCCCCATTCTTCCCCGTCTTCCGGGTACTCgttattttccatttccttGTTTTCTTTCGCTTGTCCCTCTGACGGGCTTCCTTCTTCTACCGTGCTGATTTCTATCACCTCTACCGTGGCCCCAATGGATTCGAACTTCAGTAGATCCTCCATATTCTCATCGTGTATGAGCGTCgtctcctcttcttcttcttttttatcggTTATCGGTGTTTCACCTTCCCACTCTTCGTCCGACATCACATTTGTTCTGATGTTCGATTCTTGTTCTTTTCCTTCTTGTGCATCCCTTGCATCTCTTTCTGATCCCAAACTACCTATGATCTGGGCTGGTTTTAGTTCATCTATTTCCTTTGCGATCTTTGTcgccttcttcttttcttcctcgtcTCTCCCCGTATCCCTAGGTATCACGTTCGGAAACCTCGGCCTTCTGCTATATGTCCTTCCAAATCTTTTCTCGTTCCTGAAAGTTGACCTTATCATCTCATGATTTTTTCTTACTAGTGCTTTTCTGTTATTCTCGACCTCCTTAATTGGGGCGTATTTAGGCAATTCTTTCCTCACTCTATCCTCTCTTTCCCATGCTTTTCTACCTTCCATATACTCTCTTTTTGCTCTTGCTGGTTTATAATCCGAGTCGTCCAAATCTATTCTCCTTGgatggtatatttttttatttctattaattctatttataatgATATCCTCCATGTTGGAGTTTGTGATCCAGCTTATGACTGCCTCGATGTCGTCTTCTGAGAATTCTCTTTTTggtttttgtgtttttttgtttatttggtAGCTATGATCCTGGTATCTTGTTCCCGTCTCTAAGTTTTTCGCCTCCCAGTTACCTGGCTCATAACCCTCATTTTCGTCGTTGAGAACATTGTATCTATTCTTATTTACAAACGTTACCTccttttctttgattttcctTTCCCAAGGGTTTTTCTTAATGGGACACAGCCTGTCCTCCCACGTTTCCTCTCTGTACATTCTCCTGTTAGGTAAGCTTGGGAAGTTTCTCTCTTCTCTTGCTTCGCTGAAGGCTATGTTTTTATGAGCCATCAATTTATTTGTGGCGCTTTCCATCTGCCAGTGGAGACACATTCTGCTCAATGATCCATGGCTTTCGCCGCAATTCACACATTTTGGCACACCGTTGCACCTCCCATGGTAATTCTCCCCACAGATGAAGCACTTTTTGTCCTCCGCTctgcatatatttttaaagtggTCATACTTTAAGCACTTGAAACATTGTTTCACTCCTTTGACATATGGATCGATGTTGATGTTGAGCGCACCCTCGTAGAGACTTATTCTGGTAGGTAACGTATCACCTGCAAACTTCACTAGCACTAACATCGACTCTTTATAGTCTATTCCCTTTTCAGTTTTTATACGTTTTTTCAGCCTTTCCGCACTGATGATACCTTGACCCTCTTCCGCTAGCTCTATTAATTCCTTGGGTGAGTAGTCCCACTCTCTGCAAACCCCCCACCTTCCGGTTGCTCTTCGCGGGATTTTGTACACACAagtcttttcttctttttctttgatttttctaTGTTTCCATACCGTTATA
This genomic window from Hylaeus volcanicus isolate JK05 unplaced genomic scaffold, UHH_iyHylVolc1.0_haploid 12190, whole genome shotgun sequence contains:
- the LOC128882801 gene encoding uncharacterized protein LOC128882801, with protein sequence MLVLVKFAGDTLPTRISLYEGALNINIDPYVKGVKQCFKCLKYDHFKNICRAEDKKCFICGENYHGRCNGVPKCVNCGESHGSLSRMCLHWQMESATNKLMAHKNIAFSEAREERNFPSLPNRRMYREETWEDRLCPIKKNPWERKIKEKEVTFVNKNRYNVLNDENEGYEPGNWEAKNLETGTRYQDHSYQINKKTQKPKREFSEDDIEAVISWITNSNMEDIIINRINRNKKIYHPRRIDLDDSDYKPARAKREYMEGRKAWEREDRVRKELPKYAPIKEVENNRKALVRKNHEMIRSTFRNEKRFGRTYSRRPRFPNVIPRDTGRDEEEKKKATKIAKEIDELKPAQIIGSLGSERDARDAQEGKEQESNIRTNVMSDEEWEGETPITDKKEEEEETTLIHDENMEDLLKFESIGATVEVIEISTVEEGSPSEGQAKENKEMENNEYPEDGEEWGTPQQGRERLCRIM